The Macadamia integrifolia cultivar HAES 741 unplaced genomic scaffold, SCU_Mint_v3 scaffold1036, whole genome shotgun sequence genome contains a region encoding:
- the LOC122062440 gene encoding pentatricopeptide repeat-containing protein At5g15300-like, whose translation MIRKKKDKCSTHPQRLSIWMRCSNIRTLKQIHGFMVVSGFNSNPSALRELIFTCAISISGAMDYANQLFRKITKPDKFMWNTMLRGSAQSSNPSNAISLYTQMEERHVRPDNFTFPFLLKACTKLSWIKMGNEVHGKIVKFGFESNSFVRNTLINFHANCGDLTVARALFDGSQERDVVAWSALTAGYARRGDLEMARQLFDESPIKDLVSWNVMITAYVKCGDMGNARKLFDEVPERDVVTWNAMIAGYVLCGSCDKALEMFEEMRCAGERPDEVTMLSLLSACADSGALDVGQKVHFSLSGMDLESSSIVLGNALIDMYAKCGSIQKALKVFRGMREKDVSSWNSILGGLAFHGHAEETINLFTEMRREKIKPNEITFVAVFVACSHGGMVEEGHQYFNLMRNEYGIEPNIKHYGCMVDLLGRAGLLNEAFRFVEAMEIEPNAIVWRTLLGACRTHGNVELGKQANKRLLAMRRDQSGDYVLLSNIYASMGEWDGVEKVRKLMDDSGVKKERGCSLIEADNKDLMNFLFESKPNLKLKDNVI comes from the coding sequence ATgatcagaaagaaaaaagacaagTGCTCCACCCATCCACAAAGGTTAAGCATATGGATGCGATGCTCCAACATTCGAACTCTGAAGCAAATCCATGGTTTCATGGTAGTCAGCGGCTTCAATTCCAACCCCTCTGCACTAAGAGAGCTTATCTTCACCTGTGCGATCAGTATATCAGGCGCCATGGACTATGCAAACCAGCTGTTcagaaaaattacaaaaccgGATAAGTTCATGTGGAATACGATGCTAAGGGGCTCAGCCCAAAGCTCGAATCCCTCAAATGCCATTTCCCTCTATACCCAGATGGAAGAGAGGCATGTACGACCGGATAATTTCACCTTTCCGTTTCTTCTGAAGGCCTGCACTAAGCTTTCTTGGATTAAAATGGGAAATGAGGTTCATGGAAAGATTGTAAAATTTGGGTTCGAATCGAATAGCTTTGTTAGGAATACTCTCATTAACTTCCACGCCAACTGTGGAGATTTAACGGTTGCTAGAGCTCTATTTGATGGATCCCAAGAACGGGATGTGGTTGCTTGGTCTGCTTTGACAGCAGGTTATGCTAGACGAGGCGACTTAGAAATGGCCCGCCAACTGTTCGATGAAAGTCCAATTAAAGATTTGGTCTCTTGGAATGTAATGATCACTGCCTATGTAAAATGTGGGGACATGGGAAACGCAAGGAAGCTTTTTGACGAAGTACCAGAGAGAGATGTGGTGACATGGAATGCGATGATAGCAGGTTATGTGCTTTGTGGTTCCTGTGACAAGGCCTTGGAAATGTTTGAAGAGATGAGATGTGCGGGAGAACGGCCAGATGAAGTGACCATGTTGAGTCTCTTATCTGCCTGTGCGGACTCGGGGGCGCTGGATGTTGGCCAGAAGGTTCATTTCTCGCTTTCAGGgatggatttggaatcttcaagcATAGTTCTTGGGAATGCACTTATAGACATGTACGCCAAGTGTGGGAGCATTCAGAAGGCACTGAAGGTATTCAGAGGAATGAGAGAGAAGGATGTCTCTTCATGGAATTCGATACTTGGAGGTTTAGCCTTTCATGGGCATGCTGAGGAAACAATCAATCTATTCACAGAAATgcggagagagaaaatcaagccAAACGAAATTACATTTGTTGCTGTGTTTGTTGCCTGTAGTCATGGTGGGATGGTTGAGGAGGGCCATCAATATTTCAATCTGATGAGAAATGAGTATGGAATTGAGCCTAACATTAAGCATTATGGGTGTATGGTGGACCTTCTAGGACGTGCTGGGTTGTTGAATGAAGCCTTCAGATTTGTAGAGGCAATGGAGATTGAACCCAATGCCATCGTTTGGAGGACTCTGCTTGGGGCCTGTAGGACCCATGGGAATGTTGAATTGGGGAAGCAGGCGAATAAGCGACTTCTTGCAATGAGACGGGATCAGAGTGGGGACTATGTGTTGCTGTCAAACATATATGCCTCAATGGGCGAGTGGGATGGCGTGGAGAAGGTGAGGAAATTGATGGATGACAGTGGAGTGAAAAAAGAACGTGGTTGTAGCTTAATTGAGGCTGATAACAAAGACCTCATGAAtttcttatttgaatccaaACCCAACTTGAAGTTGAAAGACAATGTAATATGA
- the LOC122062441 gene encoding pentatricopeptide repeat-containing protein At2g36730-like isoform X1, with the protein MRKNYCKRLKSYFPGSLRSTFRREELSVLLPLPKLHPSRFSSSLTQRPSIASDPPESSNSREYNLHSLFKKCSTLKNVYQIHAQIIQTGFEQNLFMVAKIITFCADSEHGPMDYAVSVFEQIRNPDGFLWNTMIRGFGKTSKPDNALGFYKRMLHKGEVADNFTYSFLLKICGQLRSVELGKQIHCASLKHGLNFHVFVRNTLIHMYGMFTDIETARQLFEEIPTTELVAWNIIIDCYVHCGHYKEALELFSRMQQISIEPNDATLVVVLSACAELGALDFGRWIHSQIDYTSFSDNISVSNSLIDMYAKCGVIDNARQVFNKMNSRNIVSWNSMILGLAMHGYADDALELFSKMMEGKLAGPNDITFLGVLCACSHRGLVDEGKYYFDVMKREYQFQPTIKHYGCMVDLLGRAGFVMEAYQLIRSMPMECNAIVWRTLLGACRVHGNVQLGERVRRHLLELEPDHSGDYVLLANMYASAGQWNEVCRVRTAMKNRAVQKPKPGNSSIDVGSTEPCNIISTTQMDVDTIFPAYTD; encoded by the coding sequence ATGAGAAAGAACTACTGCAAGAGGCTAAAATCCTATTTTCCAGGTTCTCTTCGTTCAACTTTTAGAAGAGAAGAGTTGTCTGTTCTGTTGCCACTCCCAAAGCTCCATCCATCTCGCTTCTCGTCCAGCCTAACACAGCGACCGTCAATAGCTTCAGACCCACCTGAGAGCAGCAACTCAAGAGAGTATAATCTCCACTCTCTGTTTAAGAAATGTTCTACTTTGAAGAATGTATATCAAATTCATGCCCAAATCATCCAAACCGGCTTTGAACAAAATCTGTTTATGGTCGCCAAGATCATAACATTTTGTGCAGATTCCGAACATGGACCAATGGATTACGCAGTCTCAGTCTTTGAACAAATCAGAAACCCAGATGGGTTTCTCTGGAACACCATGATTCGGGGATTCGGAAAGACAAGTAAGCCAGATAATGCTTTAGGATTCTACAAGAGAATGCTACACAAGGGGGAGGTAGCAGACAACTTCACCTACTCATTTCTACTCAAAATATGTGGACAGTTGAGATCAGTTGAGCTGGGTAAGCAAATCCACTGTGCTTCACTGAAGCATGGCCTGAACTTTCATGTATTTGTCAGGAACACTCTCATCCACATGTATGGTATGTTTACAGACATTGAAACTGCACGGCAGCTGTTCGAAGAAATACCCACAACAGAATTGGTCGCCTGGAACATTATCATTGATTGCTATGTCCATTGTGGCCATTACAAAGAAGCTCTCGAGCTGTTCTCAAGAATGCAACAAATTTCCATTGAACCCAACGACGCAACATTGGTTGTTGTCCTCTCTGCTTGTGCTGAATTGGGTGCGTTAGATTTTGGAAGGTGGATTCATTCTCAAATCGATTATACAAGTTTCAGTGATAATATCTCGGTCTCCAATTCTTTGATTGACATGTATGCAAAGTGCGGTGTGATTGACAATGCACGTCAAGTGTTCAATAAAATGAATAGCAGGAATATAGTATCATGGAATTCAATGATACTAGGACTTGCAATGCATGGATATGCAGATGATGCATTGGAACTGTTTTCTAAAATGATGGAAGGGAAGCTTGCGGGACCAAATGACATTACTTTCTTAGGAGTCTTATGTGCCTGCAGTCACAGAGGGCTGGTAGATGAAGGGAAATATTATTTTGATGTCATGAAGAGGGAATACCAATTTCAACCAACAATAAAGCACTATGGATGCATGGTTGATCTTCTTGGGAGAGCAGGTTTTGTGATGGAAGCATACCAATTAATAAGGAGCATGCCAATGGAGTGTAATGCTATTGTATGGAGGACATTGCTGGGTGCTTGTAGGGTTCATGGGAACGTTCAACTGGGGGAGAGGGTGAGGAGGCATCTCCTGGAGTTAGAGCCAGATCACAGTGGAGATTATGTTCTTCTTGCAAATATGTATGCCAGTGCAGGTCAGTGGAATgaagtctgtagggtcagaacAGCAATGAAAAATAGAGCAGTTCAGAAACCGAAGCCTGGTAACAGTTCTATTGACGTAGGGTCAACTGAACCATGTAACATAATTAGTACTACTCAGATGGATGTTGATACAATTTTTCCTGCTTATACTGATTAA
- the LOC122062441 gene encoding putative pentatricopeptide repeat-containing protein At5g59200, chloroplastic isoform X2 — MRKNYCKRLKSYFPGSLRSTFRREELSVLLPLPKLHPSRFSSSLTQRPSIASDPPESSNSREYNLHSLFKKCSTLKNVYQIHAQIIQTGFEQNLFMVAKIITFCADSEHGPMDYAVSVFEQIRNPDGFLWNTMIRGFGKTSKPDNALGFYKRMLHKGEVADNFTYSFLLKICGQLRSVELDIETARQLFEEIPTTELVAWNIIIDCYVHCGHYKEALELFSRMQQISIEPNDATLVVVLSACAELGALDFGRWIHSQIDYTSFSDNISVSNSLIDMYAKCGVIDNARQVFNKMNSRNIVSWNSMILGLAMHGYADDALELFSKMMEGKLAGPNDITFLGVLCACSHRGLVDEGKYYFDVMKREYQFQPTIKHYGCMVDLLGRAGFVMEAYQLIRSMPMECNAIVWRTLLGACRVHGNVQLGERVRRHLLELEPDHSGDYVLLANMYASAGQWNEVCRVRTAMKNRAVQKPKPGNSSIDVGSTEPCNIISTTQMDVDTIFPAYTD; from the exons ATGAGAAAGAACTACTGCAAGAGGCTAAAATCCTATTTTCCAGGTTCTCTTCGTTCAACTTTTAGAAGAGAAGAGTTGTCTGTTCTGTTGCCACTCCCAAAGCTCCATCCATCTCGCTTCTCGTCCAGCCTAACACAGCGACCGTCAATAGCTTCAGACCCACCTGAGAGCAGCAACTCAAGAGAGTATAATCTCCACTCTCTGTTTAAGAAATGTTCTACTTTGAAGAATGTATATCAAATTCATGCCCAAATCATCCAAACCGGCTTTGAACAAAATCTGTTTATGGTCGCCAAGATCATAACATTTTGTGCAGATTCCGAACATGGACCAATGGATTACGCAGTCTCAGTCTTTGAACAAATCAGAAACCCAGATGGGTTTCTCTGGAACACCATGATTCGGGGATTCGGAAAGACAAGTAAGCCAGATAATGCTTTAGGATTCTACAAGAGAATGCTACACAAGGGGGAGGTAGCAGACAACTTCACCTACTCATTTCTACTCAAAATATGTGGACAGTTGAGATCAGTTGAGCTGG ACATTGAAACTGCACGGCAGCTGTTCGAAGAAATACCCACAACAGAATTGGTCGCCTGGAACATTATCATTGATTGCTATGTCCATTGTGGCCATTACAAAGAAGCTCTCGAGCTGTTCTCAAGAATGCAACAAATTTCCATTGAACCCAACGACGCAACATTGGTTGTTGTCCTCTCTGCTTGTGCTGAATTGGGTGCGTTAGATTTTGGAAGGTGGATTCATTCTCAAATCGATTATACAAGTTTCAGTGATAATATCTCGGTCTCCAATTCTTTGATTGACATGTATGCAAAGTGCGGTGTGATTGACAATGCACGTCAAGTGTTCAATAAAATGAATAGCAGGAATATAGTATCATGGAATTCAATGATACTAGGACTTGCAATGCATGGATATGCAGATGATGCATTGGAACTGTTTTCTAAAATGATGGAAGGGAAGCTTGCGGGACCAAATGACATTACTTTCTTAGGAGTCTTATGTGCCTGCAGTCACAGAGGGCTGGTAGATGAAGGGAAATATTATTTTGATGTCATGAAGAGGGAATACCAATTTCAACCAACAATAAAGCACTATGGATGCATGGTTGATCTTCTTGGGAGAGCAGGTTTTGTGATGGAAGCATACCAATTAATAAGGAGCATGCCAATGGAGTGTAATGCTATTGTATGGAGGACATTGCTGGGTGCTTGTAGGGTTCATGGGAACGTTCAACTGGGGGAGAGGGTGAGGAGGCATCTCCTGGAGTTAGAGCCAGATCACAGTGGAGATTATGTTCTTCTTGCAAATATGTATGCCAGTGCAGGTCAGTGGAATgaagtctgtagggtcagaacAGCAATGAAAAATAGAGCAGTTCAGAAACCGAAGCCTGGTAACAGTTCTATTGACGTAGGGTCAACTGAACCATGTAACATAATTAGTACTACTCAGATGGATGTTGATACAATTTTTCCTGCTTATACTGATTAA
- the LOC122062437 gene encoding 2-hydroxy-palmitic acid dioxygenase mpo1-like, whose product MGRVGLFDLEKHFAFYGAYHSNPMNVFLHMIFVWPIVFSTLVFLYFTPPLFNLPKLGISPFGYNVDLVLNIGFFLGLVSAFFYIAFDKKAGSLAALLCFFCWVSSSYVAARLGFSLAWKVVLASQLICWTGQFIGHGVFEKRAPALLDNLFQAFLMAPFFVLLEALQMFCGYEPYPGFHATVQAKVDSEIKEWKAKNQKKSS is encoded by the exons ATGGGGAGGGTTGGATTATTCGATCTTGAGAAGCATTTTGCCTTCTATGGTGCTTATCATAGCAACCCCATGAATGTATTTTTACATATGATATTTGTTTGGCCTATCGTGTTTTCAACTCTTGTTTTTCTGTACTTCACACCTCCCCTCTTCAATCTCCCTAAGCTAGGAATCTCTCCATTTGGGTACAACGTTGACTTGGTTCTTAATATTGGTTTCTTTCTGGGTTTGGTCTCTGCTTTTTTCTATATCGCTTTCGATAAGAAAGCTGGTTCTTTGGCTGCCCTTCTCTGCTTCTTTTGTTGGGTCTCTAGCAGTTATGTTGCAGCTCGGCTTGGCTTTTCTCTGGCGTGGAAG GTAGTTCTGGCATCTCAATTGATTTGTTGGACTGGACAGTTTATAGGCCATGGAGTCTTTGAG AAACGAGCACCAGCTCTTTTGGACAACCTGTTTCAAGCCTTTCTAATGGCCCCTTTTTTTGTTCTACTGGAG GCTCTTCAGATGTTCTGTGGTTATGAACCATATCCTGGTTTTCATGCAACAGTGCAAGCAAAGGTTGATTCTGAAATCAAAGAATGGAAAGCGAAGAATCAGAAGAAAAGCTCTTAG